In the genome of Quercus robur chromosome 3, dhQueRobu3.1, whole genome shotgun sequence, one region contains:
- the LOC126719673 gene encoding uncharacterized protein LOC126719673, with the protein MMHNEVEVYVDDMIVKSKDRRSHTTNLRKFYKRIKEYRLRLNPQKCTFGVTARKLLGFLVSDKGIKVDPFKIKAILEMPPPKMRDEHLNPYQQYIENLTKTFDKIEYTIILRAQNQFADALATLASMVEIPEGVWIRLLQIKHSYEEVHKRKIEASIMTIEEEEVLWYYDIMKFLELGAYLDSADKRKHCSIRMMVS; encoded by the exons ATGATGCATAATGAGGTAGAggtgtatgttgatgatatgatagtgAAATCCAAAGATAGAAGAAGCCACACCACAAACTTGAGGAAGTTTTATAAGAGGATTAAAGAATATAGATTGAGATTGAACCCACAAAAGTGCACCTTTGGAGTAACCGCCAGAAAATTGTTAGGATTTCTAGTGAGTGACAAAGGGATAAAAGTTGACCCATTCAAGATCAAAGCCATATTGGAGATGCCTCCGCCCAAAA TGAGGGACGAGCACTTGAATCCTTATCAACAATACATAGAGAACTTGACCAAGACCTTTGACAAGATTGAATACACAATCATCCTTAGAGCTCAAAACCAGTTTGCAGATGCCTTGGCTACTTTAGCCTCCATGGTTGAAATACCTGAGGGAGTATGGATACGACTCTTACAGATCAAACATAGTTATGAGGAAGTGCACAAAAGGAAGATCGAAGCTTCAATAATGACCATAGAAGAAGAGGAAGTTCTGTGGTACTATGACATCATGAAGTTCTTGGAACTAGGGGCATATCTTGATAGTGCTGATAAGAGGAAACATTGTTCCATTAGGATGATGGTGTCCTAA